The following proteins are co-located in the Nomia melanderi isolate GNS246 chromosome 1, iyNomMela1, whole genome shotgun sequence genome:
- the LOC116428920 gene encoding UPF0235 protein C15orf40 homolog isoform X2 encodes MRCKVTFEFEIMWYFRNTCLRESSLQRLTSICEMSKQGSKKVGKTQKATANEEAKGPVGLDKNGNVTIRIHAKPGAKNNNITDISEEFVGIAISAPPVEGEANVELVKYLASVLGMRKSDVFLDRGSKSRQKIVVVSGSTVQTVLDKLTREMRI; translated from the exons ATGCGATGCAAGGTTACTTTTGAATTCGAAATAATGTGGTATTTTCGAAATACTTGTCTACGTGAAAGCAGTTTACAGCGTTTAACAAGTATTTGTGAAATGTCGAAGCAAGGCTCAAAGAAAGTTGGCAAAACACAGAAAGCGACGGCTAACGAG GAAGCCAAGGGACCCGTGGGTCTAGATAAAAATGGAAACGTTACCATCAGGATCCACGCAAAGCCCGGagctaaaaataataatataacgg ATATCTCTGAAGAATTTGTGGGCATCGCCATATCCGCCCCTCCAGTCGAAGGCGAAGCGAACGTGGAACTTGTCAAATATTTGGCTTCCGTATTAGGAATGCGAAAATCGGATGTATTCTTGGATAGA GGTTCGAAAAGTCGTCAAAAGATTGTAGTAGTGTCTGGTTCCACAGTACAGACAGTCTTGGACAAATTAACAAGAGAAATGCGAATATAA
- the LOC116428920 gene encoding UPF0235 protein C15orf40 homolog isoform X1 produces the protein MKHPCSIKLQYYMYTKFHTEESREYLYEPVVKLKTLSDPCTSSFSAASISERKTEAKGPVGLDKNGNVTIRIHAKPGAKNNNITDISEEFVGIAISAPPVEGEANVELVKYLASVLGMRKSDVFLDRGSKSRQKIVVVSGSTVQTVLDKLTREMRI, from the exons ATGAAACATCCATGTTCGATCAAATTgcaatattatatgtatacaaagtttcatacagAGGAGTCTCGCGAGTATCTTTACGAGCCGGTGGTGAAGCTTAAAACTCTAAGCGATCCCTGTACATCTTCTTTCTCGGCGGCGTCGATCAGCGAAAGAAAAACG GAAGCCAAGGGACCCGTGGGTCTAGATAAAAATGGAAACGTTACCATCAGGATCCACGCAAAGCCCGGagctaaaaataataatataacgg ATATCTCTGAAGAATTTGTGGGCATCGCCATATCCGCCCCTCCAGTCGAAGGCGAAGCGAACGTGGAACTTGTCAAATATTTGGCTTCCGTATTAGGAATGCGAAAATCGGATGTATTCTTGGATAGA GGTTCGAAAAGTCGTCAAAAGATTGTAGTAGTGTCTGGTTCCACAGTACAGACAGTCTTGGACAAATTAACAAGAGAAATGCGAATATAA